The segment ATTTCGGCGGAAGGCGCAACGCCTTCAAGGCCTTTGAAACTGCCCTCTCTGGAGAGAGCCTGCGCTGCGTCCATGAACCCCGTCCAGGCAGCGCGCGCCAGAGCTGAACCGAGACTGATACGGCGAACGCCCAATTCAGCGAGATCCACAACGCTCAAGCCGATATCGCGGCTGACTAGAACGTTTACGGGTTTGGGCGCCACCTCCTTCACGATCGTTTTGATTTCGTCGCGCTGATGAACGCCCGGAGCATAAAGGACATCCGCCCCTGCCTCTGCATAGGCCTGAAGCCGGCGAACGGATTCCTTAAGCGGCTCGGGGTGCTTTGTGAGGTAGCACTCAGCTCTTCCCACCAGCAGAACTCCGGAACCGGAAGCATCGATTGCCGAGCGCGCAGCCCTGAGGCGCGCCATCGCCATCGGTAACTCGTAAAGGGGCTGCCCGGGATTTCCAGTGCTGTCCTCGATGGAAAGGCCCGAGACTCCTGTCTCAATGCAAAGCCTCACGTTCTCCGCGACACCGGCAGGATCGGTGGCCAGTCCGGCTTCAAAGTCCGCATTGATGGGAAGGTCGACACTCCCGACAATCTCCGCAATGTGTGCCAATACTG is part of the Terriglobia bacterium genome and harbors:
- a CDS encoding isocitrate lyase/phosphoenolpyruvate mutase family protein — its product is VLAHIAEIVGSVDLPINADFEAGLATDPAGVAENVRLCIETGVSGLSIEDSTGNPGQPLYELPMAMARLRAARSAIDASGSGVLLVGRAECYLTKHPEPLKESVRRLQAYAEAGADVLYAPGVHQRDEIKTIVKEVAPKPVNVLVSRDIGLSVVDLAELGVRRISLGSALARAAWTGFMDAAQALSREGSFKGLEGVAPSAEINNLFR